In Kogia breviceps isolate mKogBre1 chromosome 9, mKogBre1 haplotype 1, whole genome shotgun sequence, a single window of DNA contains:
- the LOC131762147 gene encoding GTPase IMAP family member 5-like: MEGLQRSRYGTMAEGAVGHERFATSSSLRIILVGKTGSGKSATGNSILCQPVFESRLASQSVTRKCQGATGTWNGRSVLVVDTPPIFEAGAPDQEAYENIGDCYLLSAPGPHVLLLVTQLGRFTEQDVAAVARVKEVFGARALRHTVLLFTHQEDLADGSLHDYVANTDNLRLRELVRECGQRYCAFNNRASGDGQRQQLAALAAVVEGVQREHRGAYLSNDLFFDAQRLQQGGGEPGGEGRVRYLAEVRAHVAKQKRDLQEARRNRVFKALLQVKNWIVSHTRMFAVLVICFLSFLAILISLCSTHEC; the protein is encoded by the exons ATGGAAGGGCTTCAGAGGAGCAGATACGGAACTATGGCTGAAG gtgcAGTAGGACATGAGCGGTTTGCAACCTCGTCCTCACTGCGGATCATCCTGGTGGGTAAAACAGGCAGCGGCAAAAGTGCCACCGGGAACAGCATCCTGTGCCAGCCAGTGTTTGAGTCCAGGCTGGCGTCCCAGTCGGTGACCAGGAAGTGTCAGGGGGCAACGGGCACGTGGAACGGGAGGAGCGTCCTGGTGGTGGACACGCCCCCCATCTTTGAGGCGGGGGCCCCGGACCAAGAGGCGTACGAGAACATCGGGGACTGCTACCTGCTCTCGGCCCCGGGGCCTCACGTGCTGCTGCTGGTGACCCAGCTGGGGCGCTTCACGGAGCAGGACGTGGCGGCCGTGGCCAGGGTGAAGGAGGTGTTTGGGGCGAGAGCCCTGAGACACACGGTCCTCCTCTTCACCCACCAGGAGGACTTAGCGGACGGCTCGTTGCATGACTACGTAGCCAACACGGACAACCTCAGGCTGAGGGAGCTGGTCCGGGAGTGCGGGCAGAGGTACTGCGCCTTCAACAACCGGGCCTCCGGGGACGGACAGAGGCAGCAGCTGGCCGCGCTGGCGGCCGTGGTCGAGGGGGTGCAGAGGGAGCACCGGGGCGCCTACCTCAGCAACGACCTCTTCTTCGATGCGCAGCGGCTCCAGCAGGGCGGGGGCGAGCCCGGTGGAGAAGGTCGCGTGCGCTACCTGGCCGAGGTGCGGGCGCATGTGGCAAAGCAAAAGCGAGACCTGCAAGAGGCCCGGAGGAACCGTGTCTTCAAGGCGCTGCTCCAAGTCAAAAACTGGATCGTTTCTCACACCAGAATGTTTGCTGTTCTTGTTATATGCTTTTTGAGTTTTCTTGCCATTTTAATTAGCTTGTGTAGCACTCACGAATGCTGA